Proteins encoded together in one Rhizobium bangladeshense window:
- a CDS encoding M24 family metallopeptidase has protein sequence MALHFEKAEFSSRLARLTEKMKEEKLDALLLFAQESMYWLTGYDTFGYCFFQTLIVKSDGTMALITRSADLRQAKHTSILEDIHIWVDRVNADPTLDLKNLLVEMDLLGARIGVEYDTHGMTGRVARLLDAQLTTFGQIVDASYLVSRLRLIKSQTEVAYVERAAALADDALDAAIRLTKPGADEADILAAMQGAIFSGGGDYPANEFIIGSAADALLCRYKAGRRKLDAKDQLTLEWAGTYAHYHAAMMRTIVIGEPMQRHRELYNACRETIEAIETVLKPGHTFGDVFDMHARIMDERGLARHRLNACGYSLGARFSPSWMEHQMFHVGNPQPIEPNMSLFVHMIIADSDTGTAMTLGQTYLTTADAPRTLSRHSLDFIGL, from the coding sequence ATGGCACTGCACTTCGAAAAGGCCGAGTTCTCAAGCAGGCTTGCGCGCCTCACCGAGAAGATGAAGGAAGAAAAGCTCGACGCCTTGCTGCTCTTCGCCCAGGAAAGCATGTATTGGCTGACCGGCTATGACACCTTCGGCTACTGCTTTTTCCAGACGCTGATCGTCAAGAGCGACGGCACCATGGCGCTGATCACGCGCTCGGCCGATCTTCGCCAGGCTAAACACACGTCAATCCTTGAGGATATCCACATCTGGGTCGACAGGGTCAATGCTGATCCGACGCTCGACCTGAAGAACCTCCTGGTCGAGATGGATCTGCTCGGCGCGCGCATCGGCGTCGAATATGATACGCATGGCATGACCGGCCGCGTCGCCCGCTTGCTCGACGCGCAGTTGACCACCTTCGGCCAGATCGTCGACGCCTCCTATCTCGTCAGTCGTCTTCGTCTCATCAAGAGCCAGACCGAGGTCGCCTATGTGGAGCGAGCTGCCGCTCTCGCCGACGACGCGCTCGACGCTGCAATCCGGCTGACGAAACCGGGCGCCGATGAGGCCGACATCCTGGCGGCCATGCAGGGTGCGATCTTTTCCGGCGGTGGCGATTATCCCGCCAACGAGTTCATCATCGGCTCCGCGGCCGACGCCCTGCTCTGCCGCTACAAGGCCGGCCGCCGCAAGCTCGACGCCAAGGACCAGCTGACGCTTGAATGGGCCGGCACTTACGCCCATTACCATGCTGCCATGATGCGTACGATCGTCATCGGCGAGCCGATGCAACGTCATCGTGAGCTTTACAATGCCTGCCGCGAAACCATCGAGGCTATCGAGACCGTGCTGAAGCCCGGCCACACCTTCGGCGACGTCTTCGACATGCATGCCAGGATCATGGACGAACGAGGCCTCGCCCGCCACCGGCTGAACGCCTGCGGTTATTCGCTGGGCGCCCGCTTCTCGCCCTCCTGGATGGAGCACCAGATGTTCCATGTCGGCAATCCGCAGCCTATCGAGCCGAACATGTCACTCTTCGTGCACATGATCATTGCGGACTCCGATACGGGCACGGCGATGACGCTCGGACAGACCTATCTGACGACGGCGGATGCGCCGCGCACACTTTCCCGTCATTCGCTCGATTTCATCGGCCTTTGA
- a CDS encoding class I SAM-dependent methyltransferase yields the protein MTTALGEKIKAIIQANGPISVTDYFSLCLADPEHGYYRTREPFGRSGDFVTAPEVSQIFGEMIGVFVVHAWQRHGTPGSVRLVEIGPGRGTMMADMLRVIARIAPPLFETMSVHLVETSERLRDVQSRTLESYGEKIAWHHGFDEVPPGFTLIAANELFDAIPIRQFIRTQTGFRERMVGLDADGELTFAAGVAGLDPALLPEPMQNLPLGTLFEISPARQAVMLAICERLRAFGGTALVIDYGHLVTGFGDTLQAVRMHEFDPPLAHPGEADLTSHVDFQQLAETALAAGLHLNGALHQGDFLTGLGILERAATLERDREPQTQQVIQSAVDRLAGAGEGRMGELFKVMAVSHPAVDLMPFRPVD from the coding sequence ATGACCACCGCTTTAGGCGAAAAGATCAAGGCGATCATCCAGGCCAACGGTCCGATCAGCGTCACCGATTATTTCTCGCTCTGCCTCGCCGATCCCGAGCACGGCTATTACCGCACCCGCGAGCCCTTCGGCCGCTCCGGCGATTTCGTCACCGCGCCGGAAGTCAGCCAGATCTTCGGTGAAATGATCGGCGTCTTCGTCGTCCACGCCTGGCAGCGTCACGGCACGCCAGGCAGCGTACGCCTGGTCGAGATCGGGCCCGGCCGCGGCACGATGATGGCGGATATGCTGCGTGTCATCGCCCGCATCGCGCCGCCGCTTTTCGAAACGATGAGCGTTCATCTCGTCGAAACAAGCGAGCGCCTGCGCGACGTCCAAAGCCGGACACTCGAGTCCTACGGCGAAAAGATCGCCTGGCATCACGGCTTCGACGAGGTGCCGCCGGGTTTCACGCTGATAGCCGCCAACGAGTTGTTCGACGCTATCCCGATCCGCCAGTTCATCCGCACGCAAACGGGTTTCCGCGAGCGTATGGTCGGCCTCGACGCAGATGGCGAGCTGACCTTTGCCGCCGGTGTCGCCGGCCTCGATCCGGCCCTGCTGCCCGAACCGATGCAGAACCTGCCGCTCGGCACGCTCTTCGAGATCTCGCCCGCCCGTCAGGCCGTGATGTTGGCGATCTGCGAGCGGCTGCGCGCCTTCGGCGGCACGGCGCTGGTCATCGACTACGGCCATCTCGTCACCGGCTTCGGCGATACGCTGCAAGCGGTGCGCATGCATGAATTCGACCCGCCGCTCGCCCATCCCGGCGAAGCCGACCTGACGAGCCATGTCGACTTCCAGCAGCTCGCCGAAACGGCGCTGGCGGCCGGCCTGCATCTGAACGGCGCCCTGCATCAGGGCGACTTTCTGACCGGGCTCGGCATTCTCGAACGCGCCGCCACCCTCGAGCGTGACCGCGAACCACAGACCCAGCAGGTCATCCAGTCGGCAGTCGACAGGCTTGCCGGCGCCGGTGAGGGTCGGATGGGCGAACTCTTCAAGGTAATGGCGGTATCCCATCCAGCCGTCGACCTCATGCCCTTTCGCCCGGTGGATTGA
- the pgeF gene encoding peptidoglycan editing factor PgeF — protein MQDAAFPAPIQSALLNEAAGAAIRHGYFTRAGGVSEGIYRGLNVGLGSSDERGNVMENRRRVAAWFNLPLERLATVHQVHSPDVVTIGADYDGARPDADAMVTAVPGIALGVLAADCGPILFADPENRVIGAAHAGWKGALTGVLENTIAAMEALGADRAGILACVGPSISQASYEVGPEFVDRFVAENPDYQRFFKPSATPGRAMFDLPALTIDRLTRAGVQAESLGLCTYPDSERFFSYRRTTHRDEPDYGRQISAISIRET, from the coding sequence ATGCAGGACGCGGCCTTTCCCGCACCGATCCAAAGCGCGCTACTGAATGAAGCCGCCGGCGCCGCCATCCGCCACGGTTATTTCACCCGGGCCGGCGGTGTTTCCGAAGGGATCTATCGCGGTCTCAATGTCGGCCTCGGCTCCAGCGACGAGCGCGGAAACGTCATGGAAAACCGCCGCCGCGTCGCTGCCTGGTTCAATCTGCCGCTCGAGCGGTTGGCAACCGTTCATCAGGTGCATTCGCCCGACGTCGTGACGATCGGCGCTGATTACGACGGCGCCCGCCCCGACGCCGACGCGATGGTGACGGCGGTTCCCGGCATTGCGCTTGGCGTACTGGCCGCCGATTGCGGCCCAATCCTCTTTGCCGACCCCGAAAATCGGGTCATCGGCGCCGCCCATGCCGGCTGGAAGGGCGCGCTGACCGGCGTGCTTGAAAACACCATTGCAGCCATGGAAGCCTTGGGGGCGGACCGTGCCGGCATACTGGCCTGCGTCGGCCCCTCGATCAGTCAGGCGAGTTACGAAGTCGGGCCGGAATTCGTCGATCGTTTCGTCGCCGAAAATCCGGATTACCAGCGCTTTTTCAAGCCCTCCGCAACGCCGGGCCGCGCCATGTTCGATCTGCCGGCGCTGACGATCGACAGGCTGACCCGGGCTGGCGTGCAGGCCGAAAGCCTCGGCCTCTGCACCTATCCCGATAGCGAGCGCTTCTTTTCCTATCGCCGGACGACACATCGCGACGAGCCGGACTACGGCCGGCAGATTTCAGCGATATCAATCAGGGAGACTTGA
- a CDS encoding ribose-phosphate pyrophosphokinase has product MKVFAGNSNRQLAEAICNYLNVPLGRASVRRFADQEIFVEIQENVRGEDVFLVQPTSYPANDHLMELLIMIDAMRRSSARRITAVLPYFGYARQDRRASGRTPISAKLVANLITEAGADRVMTLDLHAGQIQGFFDIPTDNLFALPVLTRDIKSHYDLSNVMVVSPDVGGVVRARALAKRLDCLLAIVDKRRDRPGESEVMNIIGDITGKDCLLIDDIVDSGGTLCNAADAMLAKGASSVTAYITHGVLSGGAVTRVTSSKLRELVITDSIQPTTAVLSAHNIRIVTTAPLIGEAISRTSQEESVSSLFD; this is encoded by the coding sequence ATGAAGGTTTTCGCAGGCAATTCGAACCGGCAACTGGCCGAAGCGATCTGCAACTATCTCAACGTTCCCTTGGGGAGAGCCAGTGTCCGAAGGTTTGCCGATCAGGAAATCTTCGTCGAAATCCAGGAAAATGTGCGCGGTGAGGACGTTTTCCTCGTACAGCCTACGTCCTATCCTGCCAATGACCATCTGATGGAACTGCTGATCATGATCGACGCAATGCGTCGTTCATCGGCCCGGCGCATCACCGCTGTGCTTCCTTATTTCGGTTATGCCCGTCAGGATCGCCGCGCTTCCGGCCGCACGCCGATCTCGGCCAAGCTGGTTGCCAATCTCATCACCGAAGCCGGGGCCGACCGCGTCATGACGCTCGATCTCCACGCAGGTCAGATCCAGGGCTTCTTCGATATTCCCACGGATAACCTCTTCGCCTTGCCCGTGCTGACACGCGATATCAAGAGCCACTACGACCTCAGCAACGTCATGGTCGTCTCACCCGATGTCGGCGGCGTCGTGCGTGCCCGCGCGCTCGCCAAACGCCTGGACTGTCTGCTCGCCATCGTGGACAAGCGTCGCGATCGGCCTGGTGAATCCGAAGTCATGAACATTATCGGCGACATTACAGGCAAGGACTGTCTGCTGATCGACGACATAGTCGATTCCGGCGGCACGCTCTGCAACGCCGCCGATGCGATGCTGGCCAAGGGTGCATCGAGCGTCACCGCCTATATCACCCACGGTGTTCTCTCCGGCGGCGCAGTCACCCGTGTCACCTCCTCTAAACTGCGCGAGCTCGTGATCACGGATTCGATCCAGCCGACCACAGCGGTACTTTCTGCGCACAACATCCGCATCGTCACCACGGCTCCGCTGATCGGCGAGGCGATCAGCCGGACGAGCCAGGAAGAGTCCGTCTCCAGCCTCTTCGATTAA
- the lgt gene encoding prolipoprotein diacylglyceryl transferase: protein MPTAANLLAIMPFPDIDPIAFSIGPLAIHWYGLAYVAGILLGWAYARRIAANDSLWPGNRSLITRTQLDDFIVWAALGVVLGGRLGYIFFYDLSAVLRDPVRAVEIWNGGMSFHGGLAGMTIAMIIFARRNAIPIWSLFDIVAAVVPFGLFFGRIANFINGELWGRLTDVPWAVVFPTGGPFARHPSQLYEAGLEGIVLLLVLASLVYGMRALKSPGFVSGVFVCGYALSRIFVEFFREPDAQLGYLLGTNWLTMGMVLSSPMILLGLWAILRARRQAAPQL, encoded by the coding sequence TCGATCGGTCCGTTGGCGATTCACTGGTACGGCCTGGCTTACGTCGCCGGGATCTTGCTCGGCTGGGCCTATGCGCGCCGCATCGCTGCCAATGACAGTCTCTGGCCGGGCAATCGCTCGCTGATAACGAGGACGCAGCTCGACGATTTCATAGTCTGGGCAGCGCTCGGCGTCGTCCTCGGTGGCCGTCTCGGCTACATTTTCTTCTACGACCTGTCCGCCGTCCTGCGCGATCCCGTCCGTGCAGTCGAAATCTGGAACGGCGGCATGTCCTTTCACGGTGGGCTGGCCGGCATGACGATCGCGATGATCATCTTTGCGCGCCGCAACGCCATTCCGATCTGGAGCCTGTTCGATATCGTCGCCGCCGTCGTTCCCTTCGGCCTGTTCTTCGGCCGCATCGCCAATTTCATCAATGGCGAGCTCTGGGGCCGGTTGACCGACGTCCCCTGGGCCGTGGTGTTCCCGACCGGCGGCCCCTTCGCCCGCCATCCGAGCCAGCTTTACGAGGCCGGCTTGGAGGGCATCGTTCTCCTTCTGGTGTTGGCATCCCTGGTCTATGGCATGCGCGCGCTGAAAAGCCCGGGCTTCGTCTCCGGCGTCTTCGTCTGCGGCTATGCGCTGTCGCGCATCTTCGTCGAGTTCTTCCGCGAGCCGGACGCCCAGCTCGGTTACCTCCTCGGCACGAACTGGCTGACCATGGGGATGGTTCTCTCCTCCCCGATGATCCTGCTCGGCCTCTGGGCGATCCTGCGGGCCCGGCGCCAGGCTGCACCGCAGCTCTGA